The Marinitoga sp. 1197 nucleotide sequence AAAAAAATTAGAAATAGTTTTAATCAGTTTAGAATCAGGAGAAGTTGTAAAAAAACATTCCACACCATTTGATGCAATATTTTTTATTTCTAAAGGAAAAGGTGTAGTTGAGTTATCTGATGAAAAAATCGATGTAAATGAAAATGACATGATTTATTGTGATAAAAATATTGAGCATGGAATAATAAACAATTCTAATGACAGATTAAACGTATTAGTGATTAAATTACTTAATTAATAATAGTAAAAATGTTGAAATTAGTGAAAAATAATGAATTTTGTGTTTTAGATATAAACCTAATCCAAAAAGCGAAGATAGAATTATAGAAATTGTCATATACAATATTATTATAACCGAAAAAAGTAATTATTATGTTAAAGAAAAATTTGAGACTTGTATTTATCCCGAAAGAACAATATCATTAACACGCTGCAAGCGAAAATATCTGTTTTTCAAACATTTAAAGCGTTCTAAAAAATTAAGTTTTTAATTTTTTAGAGTTATTTTTAAAATCTAATTTTTTAATCAAATAATCCACCGTAGATGTGAATATTTTCTTTGAAAATATTGAAAAGTTATTATTTAAAATAATAAATTACGATGTCTAAAAAGTCAAATTCACTCAGGCAGCTCGATTGCTTATCCTTAAAATTATTAATTCTCAGCCGTCGCTCAAACAATACATCATGTATTGTTTCGCTCAAAATTACATCCATGTAATTTTGACGGCTTCCATTTACGCTTAGATTTTTTAGGATAAAAAATCTAAGGGAAAAAGATTTATAATTATATAATAAAAATCTTTTATCCTATACCCGCGGTAGCGTGTAAGGGCAATCTTCGAGCCTTCGTTTCATTTGAGATTTTTTAGACAACTTAATTTTAAAATATTAAATTTTTATCTTATAACCCGCCGTAGGCGTGTAAC carries:
- a CDS encoding cupin domain-containing protein, with translation MKIIKYDSLEKLSEVNFDARKLLTSKKLEIVLISLESGEVVKKHSTPFDAIFFISKGKGVVELSDEKIDVNENDMIYCDKNIEHGIINNSNDRLNVLVIKLLN